Part of the Pseudomonas chlororaphis genome, CGCCAGACCATCGGTGTCGGCGCCGGCCAGATGAGCCGCGTGAACTCGGCCCGCATCGCCGCGATCAAGGCCGAGCACGCAGGCCTTCAGGTCCAGGGCGCGGTCATGGCCTCCGATGCATTCTTCCCGTTCCGCGACGGCATCGACAACGCGGCCAAGGTCGGTATCACCGCCGTAATCCAGCCGGGTGGCTCGATGCGAGACAACGAAGTGATTGCGGCGGCGGATGAAGCCGGCATCGCCATGGTCTTTACTGGTATGCGCCACTTCCGTCACTAACATGACAACGGCCGCACTGAAGCCGGCATCTGCTGCGTTGGAGCCGACCTCGATGATGCTCATTGCCAAAAGGCAACTCCGCTCATCGAGGCCGACTCCGCCTTGCATCTAACGGCTTCATTGCGACCTCCTACGGCGTGAAACGCTTTAGGCTCCAAAACAGAATCAGCTTCATCCGAGGTTTTTGAAATGAATGTTTTGATCATTGGCAGCGGTGGCCGTGAACACGCCCTGGCCTGGAAAGTGGCCCAGGATCCCCGCGTGCAGAAGGTGTTCGTGGCGCCGGGCAACGCCGGCACCGCCATCGAAGCCAAGTGCGAAAACGTCGCCATCGACGTGCTGGCCCTGGAACAACTGGCCGATTTCGCCGAGAAGAACGTAGCGCTGACCATCGTCGGCCCGGAAGTGCCACTGGTCGCCGGTGTGGTCGATCTGTTCCGCGCTCGCGGCCTGGACTGCTTCGGCCCGACCGCGGGCGCCGCCCAGCTGGAAGGCTCCAAAGCGTTCACCAAGGATTTCCTGGCGCGTCACAAGATCCCGACCGCCGACTACCAGAACTTCACCGAGATCGAACCGGCCCTGGCGTACCTGCGCGAGAAAGGCGCGCCGATCGTGATCAAGGCCGATGGCCTGGCCGCCGGTAAAGGTGTGATCGTTGCCATGACCCTGGGCGAAGCCGAAGACGCCGTGCGCGACATGTTGGCCGGCAACGCCTTCGGCGACGCCGGTTCCCGCGTGGTGATCGAAGAGTTCCTCGACGGCGAGGAAGCCAGCTTCATCGTCATGGTCGACGGCAAGAACGTCTTGCCCATGGCCACCAGCCAGGACCACAAGCGTGTCGGCGATGGCGACAGCGGCCCGAACACCGGTGGCATGGGCGCCTACTCCCCGGCCCCGGT contains:
- a CDS encoding phosphoribosylamine--glycine ligase (catalyzes the formation of N(1)-(5-phospho-D-ribosyl)glycinamide from 5-phospho-D-ribosylamine and glycine in purine biosynthesis), whose translation is MNVLIIGSGGREHALAWKVAQDPRVQKVFVAPGNAGTAIEAKCENVAIDVLALEQLADFAEKNVALTIVGPEVPLVAGVVDLFRARGLDCFGPTAGAAQLEGSKAFTKDFLARHKIPTADYQNFTEIEPALAYLREKGAPIVIKADGLAAGKGVIVAMTLGEAEDAVRDMLAGNAFGDAGSRVVIEEFLDGEEASFIVMVDGKNVLPMATSQDHKRVGDGDSGPNTGGMGAYSPAPVVTAQVHQRVMDQVIWPTVRGMAEEGNVYTGFLYAGLMIDKAGNPKVIEFNCRFGDPETQPVMLRLQSSLVLLVEAALAQALDKVEAQWDPRPSVGVVLAAGGYPGDYAKGSAIQGLDAAARLEGKVFHAGTALKDGQVVTAGGRVLCATAMGASVDDAQQQAYRLAAEIDWEGCFYRKDIGYRAIARERGENLE